A portion of the Sabethes cyaneus chromosome 3, idSabCyanKW18_F2, whole genome shotgun sequence genome contains these proteins:
- the LOC128743066 gene encoding uncharacterized protein LOC128743066 — protein MLFSFINFAVILVSLALVNPAVTEYKENLCLNGSRDETGQCICNEGFAEFQGNCFLSRTPTVSESHVRPRSNNFCPPGYSILNGRCLPTACEGTLCGSSCPPGYELKSGFCEIPNPNCPPGTSFQNGFCYFQPVTPKTETVKPIEKIEVVPPLRIDIPVPEYIDPLDPNEVDQGGDNDSTGIEPDRKPVNCTLPVDNTVNNVNRINSPTNTSTYNENNVYIHITRTKSNGAVKAVVIRNNETTVYEEKPPSKLPEEELNDDDSELSTEEPLDTTDRCCIVVSPRICRKQEPDEWVCFHRKHYRCGSFCTAEIVYLRPRRPFMKNSELLMPPVMGYSPLMRYGVCRWGKCPRIDCSGCLQGSYRCHTSCYTYDCAQQGGCHFVNQEEFCNEDKNDEICTPVN, from the exons ATGCTGTTTTCATTCATCAATTTTGCCGTGATCTTGGTCAGCTTGGCTTTAGTGAATCCCGCAGTAACTGAATACAAGGAAAATTTATGCTTGAATGGATCACGTGACGAAACGGGACAGTGCATTTGCAACGAGGGCTTCGCCGAGTTTCAAGGCAATTGCTTTCTTTCGAGAACTCCAACGGTAAGCGAGTCACATGTTCGGCCAAGATCGAACAATTTTTGCCCTCCCGGTTATAGTATATTGAACGGTCGCTGTCTGCCGACGGCATGCGAGGGAACCTTATGTGGAAGTTCTTGTCCACCAGGATACGAATTGAAATCCGGTTTTTGTGAGATTCCGAATCCAAACTGCCCTCCTGGGACTAGTTTTCAAAATGGTTTTTGCTACTTCCAACCAGTGACACCGAAAACGGAAACCGTGAAgccaattgaaaaaatcgaggtAGTACCACCGTTGCGAATCGATATCCCCGTACCGGAGTATATTGATCCACTAGATCCAAACGAGGTGGACCAAGGAGGAGACAATGACAGCACAGGAATAGAACCCGATCGTAAGCCAGTGAATTGCACACTTCCGGTAGATAATACAGTAAACAACGTTAATCGTATTAACTCACCAACTAACACCAGTACATATAATGAAAACAACGTATACATTCACATAACGCGGACCAAGTCGAACGGTGCGGTCAAGGCCGTGGTGATAAGAAATAATGAAACTACAGTTTACGAGGAAAAACCTCCAtcgaagctaccggaggaggaGCTTAACGATGACGACAGTGAACTGTCCACAGAGGAACCGCTGGACACGACCGATCGCTGTTGCATCGTGGTGTCaccgaggatttgtcgcaagcaGGAGCCTGATGAGTGGGTTTGCTTTCATCGGAAACACTATCGTTGCGGAAGCTTTTGTACGGCAGAAATCGTTTATTTAAGACCAAGGAGACCATTTATGAAAAATTCCGAACTGCTGATGCCACCCGTAATGGGCTATTCGCCACTGATGCGATACGGTGTGTGCAGATGGGGTAAATGCCCCCGTATCG ATTGTTCCGGCTGTTTGCAGGGGAGTTATCGTTGTCATACTAGTTGCTATACGTACGATTGCGCTCAGCAAGGCGGTTGTCATTTTGTGAATCAAGAGGAATTTTGCAACGAAGACaaaaatgatgaaatttgtactCCTGTTAATTAG
- the LOC128739777 gene encoding uncharacterized protein LOC128739777, protein MFVFYIAFSFIILCLQQEPSHGAVKIIESKMYIQKLLKRVVEMLEMRYLSNDLPIEDYIAPINISASGINLVGNVSFHSGFVARIGSIEWKTELISEVLLSTEMQVNTDVFWYNIGVVIDFYAELEGYRGPGTLLVTFDQFRLPLKTARVFETGHLSGSLIFESIGSQNNIVIVGHPNDAYVQMIARAINTNFDFRRGLTASFDRWNFQNVLAAAMQEIPYPDVCYNC, encoded by the exons ATGTTTGTATTCTACATTGCGTTTTCCTTCATCATACTATGTCTCCAACAGGAACCTTCCCACGGAGCGGTTAAAA TCATTGAATCCAAAATGTACATCCAAAAGTTATTGAAAAGGGTCGTGGAAATGCTTGAAATGAGATATTTATCCAATGACCTACCAATTGAGGATTATATAGCTCCAATCAA TATTTCAGCATCGGGAATCAATCTTGTGGGTAATGTATCATTTCATTCGGGATTCGTAGCCCGAATTGGATCAATCGAATGGAAGACAGAACTGATATCCGAAGTTTTGCTAAGCACAGAGATGCAAGTTAACACAGACGTATTTTGGTACAACATAGGAGTTGTTATTGATTTCTATGCCGAACTGGAAGGATATCGAGGTCCTGGAACTTTATTGGTAACCTTTGATCAGTTCCGACTGCCACTGAAGACGGCGCGAGTTTTTGAAACGGGTCATTTGTCAGGAAGTCTAATCTTTGAAAGTATTGGAAGTCAGAATAATATTGTAATTGTCGGACATCCAAATGACGCATACGTACAGATGATCGCACGAGCG ATCAATACAAATTTTGACTTTCGGAGAGGTCTGACTGCATCATTCGATCGATGGAATTTTCAGAATGTTTTAGCTGCTGCTATGCAAGAAATTCCATATCCGGACGTATGTTACAACTGCTGA
- the LOC128739776 gene encoding uncharacterized protein LOC128739776 — translation MYFQMNVLYAFALWTVLFVGVLGAPSPCDSLGEVRVCNETQYETYRDCVEEVKSLRFKRQMLCQQSEMQQDQPVIIEDHSTEDVVMPKVQVIPALESVVTVAPIESNDIPDLEPTHLAMKALKRKFILQAENEDDNLEFNVPTNITTVIRLTNVVNNTNVVNVPTHVNATNVNNIHIYANITEGDGTAPNEEKCCTAVRPKSCHASTQGIKCQHKKFRTCGSQCTSDVIHVQRRKRCDSQGNCQEKIAYVPQPEKPKCIYVEQWPFVVCGKPANMKVVCDGCYDHYGHSSDAHLGPIADQCKGCYDDGFDYGPLYRRGPVLRPFYYHEPPCYLTGNCPLSYGPDCGYGCYGNQMIDPVWGPPSPYDPNMDDSNSVYFNEKDLQVVNDTESDWGVPVHKCTVVSEDNTISVQNCTNTEDNQYAAAPSKYPYYDALPFPSEPQKRKSAYKVKQTIQKQSVIVDSDNGDSSSGEGSLPIRSDVSFIVDDDSDDDGFDYSF, via the coding sequence ATGTATTTTCAGATGAACGTACTGTACGCATTCGCCCTATGGACAGTGCTGTTTGTCGGAGTCCTAGGAGCACCGAGTCCATGCGACAGCCTTGGAGAGGTTCGAGTCTGCAACGAAACACAGTATGAAACGTATCGCGACTGTGTGGAAGAGGTTAAATCGTTAAGGTTTAAAAGGCAAATGCTTTGCCAGCAGTCCGAGATGCAGCAGGACCAACCTGTTATTATTGAGGATCATTCGACAGAAGACGTAGTAATGCCTAAGGTTCAGGTGATTCCGGCACTCGAAAGTGTAGTGACCGTTGCACCGATCGAATCGAATGACATACCGGATCTTGAACCCACGCATTTGGCCATGAAAGCGTTAAAACGAAAATTCATTTTACAAGCAGAAAATGAAGATGACAACCTTGAGTTCAATGTTCCCACCAATATCACCACAGTAATTCGATTAACTAACGTAGTTAATAATACCAACGTGGTTAATGTTCCTACTCATGTGAATGCAACTAATGTTAACAACATTCATATTTACGCAAACATAACCGAAGGTGATGGGACAGCACCCAACGAAGAAAAGTGCTGCACTGCTGTACGTCCTAAAAGCTGTCATGCTTCAACGCAGGGAATCAAATGTCAGCACAAGAAATTCCGCACTTGTGGATCTCAATGTACCTCGGATGTGATACACGTGCAACGGAGGAAACGGTGTGATTCGCAAGGAAACTGCCAGGAGAAGATAGCCTACGTTCCTCAGCCAGAAAAACCAAAATGTATTTATGTCGAACAGTGGCCGTTTGTAGTCTGCGGTAAACCAGCGAACATGAAAGTTGTCTGCGATGGATGCTATGATCATTACGGTCATAGCTCAGACGCCCATCTCGGTCCGATTGCTGATCAGTGCAAAGGATGCTACGATGATGGTTTTGATTACGGTCCACTTTATCGCCGCGGCCCAGTATTGAGACCTTTCTACTATCATGAACCGCCTTGTTATCTCACAGGAAACTGCCCTTTGTCCTACGGGCCTGATTGCGGCTATGGCTGTTACGGAAATCAAATGATAGACCCGGTATGGGGACCACCATCGCCGTATGACCCCAACATGGATGATTCGAATAGTGTTTACTTTAACGAGAAAGATCTGCAGGTTGTCAATGACACCGAGTCCGACTGGGGAGTACCCGTGCACAAATGTACCGTAGTTTCCGAAGATAATACGATTTCAGTGCAAAACTGTACAAACACAGAAGACAATCAATACGCTGCGGCGCCTTCAAAATATCCATATTACGATGCACTTCCGTTTCCATCAGAACCTCAAAAGCGAAAATCAGCTTACAAAGTAAAGCAAACTATTCAAAAACAATCCGTAATAGTGGACAGTGACAATGGTGATTCTTCCTCCGGGGAAGGCTCACTTCCAATCAGGTCGGATGTGTCGTTCATTGTCGATGACGATAGTGACGATGATGGTTTTGATTACAGTTTCTAG